The following proteins are encoded in a genomic region of Parabacteroides pacaensis:
- a CDS encoding RNA polymerase sigma factor: MTNEEAWYTQIYTTYVNDLFSYGRAFGFNDEELMDAIHDVFLHIMDTSISKSKKEHLKFYLLCSLKNRLISMKRRPIIYESIEEINEYTFSLQVTELDLLEEKEEKEHIKKLIEEMLQTLTDRQREAIYLRFMQELEYEQVAELLGMTPKGVRKLIYRAINHIRDTYGPTTLFFFLYLHFF; the protein is encoded by the coding sequence ATGACAAATGAAGAAGCCTGGTACACTCAGATATACACCACTTATGTAAATGATCTATTTTCATATGGGAGAGCATTCGGCTTTAATGATGAAGAGCTGATGGATGCTATTCATGATGTCTTTCTTCATATAATGGATACTTCCATTTCCAAAAGTAAAAAAGAGCACCTGAAATTTTATCTACTTTGCAGTTTAAAGAATCGCTTAATTTCTATGAAAAGACGTCCTATCATCTATGAAAGTATCGAAGAAATAAATGAATATACCTTTTCCCTGCAAGTAACGGAATTAGACCTGTTAGAAGAGAAAGAAGAAAAAGAACACATTAAAAAACTCATTGAAGAAATGCTCCAAACTCTTACCGACCGGCAGAGAGAAGCTATCTACTTGCGTTTTATGCAGGAACTGGAATATGAACAAGTTGCCGAATTATTAGGTATGACACCCAAAGGTGTCAGAAAATTAATTTACCGTGCAATTAACCATATTAGAGACACTTACGGACCAACTACATTATTTTTTTTCTTATACCTTCATTTTTTTTGA
- a CDS encoding TonB-dependent receptor, whose amino-acid sequence MVLLELSKKVDVTAQSTNIDKILSDILSGTDLSYVIKDHRVIITRKASVPQAKKGIAINGTIRDAERNTLPGVNIVVKGTTIGTTTDLDGNYFITVPDKKSILVFQYVGFVSQEIPVGNQLNINVELKENVTDLEEVVVVGFGKQKKVSVVGSITTIEPKKLQVGTTRSMSNNLVGQLSGVIGAQRSGEPGYDNSSFFIRGISSFNGSNNPLILVDGIERDLNNIDPAEIESFSILKDASASAVYGVRGANGVILINTKRGKVGKPSVNIRFEQGMTMLGKLPDFVDSYDYLSLVNEIAIDEGKPAPYKQEIIDKYRTGEDPDLYPNVNWVDAITKDMGQNTRANLEVSGGSEILRYSLVGSFYHEGGIIDRDKSQEWDSGSKLSRYNVRSNVDVNVTPTTLFRVNIGGYLQERRRAPGSVDDLFSLAFETPPYVHPTRYSTGEIPRVKNRANPWSVATQCGYESYSASKIESLFSLEQDLKFLLPGLKVKGIFSFDRYSANSVYRTKTPDYYNPATGRNPDGTLDLTIADYGQVFLGYSNGSEYGNKSTYIEAALNYDKSFGKHTVGVMFMYNQRSLDEGEKLPFRFQGIAGRASYTFDNKYIAEFNFGYNGSENFAPGHRFGFFPSVAAGWVISEEAFMEPYKDTFTTLKIRGSYGLVGNDCLGAERKTIRFPYLTTIGDTGGYNWGMEAEYYRAGRWEGLVGSPVLTWEKVKKMNIGIDLGLWNAVDLSVDYFNDNRYDIFMQRQTIPSSSGFIQTPYANYGKTNNKGVDLSLSVNKQFGKDWTVMVRGTFTYAKSEVTEKDEPAGIIGTNRARTGHPINQIFGLIDDGLFTEDDFVDVENGVLKDNIPLHTFSDKVRPGDIKYKDINDDGKISSLDECAIGGTWDPQIVYGFGATLKYKQIDLGFFFQGNGRTYRIIGGNNFIPGCGAGMGNIYSNFADHWTEDNPRQDAFWPRLSSTNNSNNNRASTWWLHNMSMLRLKNVELGYSFSKEKLLPSFIKSARIFIAGSNLLQFSNFDMWDPEVDTSNGLRYPIMKSVSVGFDINF is encoded by the coding sequence ATAGTTCTCCTAGAACTTAGTAAAAAAGTAGATGTTACCGCCCAATCGACTAATATCGATAAAATATTATCCGATATCTTAAGCGGTACAGATTTAAGTTATGTAATAAAAGACCATCGAGTTATTATTACCCGGAAGGCATCCGTTCCTCAAGCCAAAAAAGGAATTGCAATCAACGGTACGATCCGTGACGCAGAACGGAACACGCTACCCGGAGTAAATATCGTTGTAAAAGGCACTACGATCGGAACCACAACCGATCTGGATGGGAATTATTTTATTACCGTACCTGATAAGAAATCCATACTTGTCTTTCAATATGTAGGATTTGTTTCCCAAGAAATTCCGGTGGGTAACCAGTTGAACATCAATGTTGAACTAAAAGAAAATGTAACGGATTTGGAAGAAGTAGTGGTAGTGGGCTTCGGTAAGCAAAAGAAAGTTTCCGTAGTAGGCTCTATTACAACCATCGAACCGAAGAAGTTACAGGTAGGAACGACCCGCTCTATGAGCAACAACTTGGTAGGACAATTATCAGGTGTAATCGGCGCACAAAGATCCGGTGAGCCGGGGTATGACAATTCCAGCTTCTTTATCCGGGGAATTTCCTCCTTCAACGGGAGCAACAATCCTTTAATCTTAGTAGACGGGATAGAAAGGGATTTAAATAACATAGACCCAGCAGAAATCGAATCGTTTTCTATCCTGAAAGATGCTTCCGCCAGTGCCGTATATGGGGTACGGGGTGCCAATGGGGTAATCTTGATTAACACCAAACGGGGAAAAGTAGGAAAACCTTCCGTAAACATCCGGTTTGAACAAGGGATGACTATGTTAGGCAAATTACCCGACTTCGTAGATTCCTATGACTACCTAAGTTTGGTCAATGAAATTGCCATCGACGAAGGTAAACCCGCTCCTTACAAACAAGAGATCATAGATAAATACCGGACAGGCGAAGACCCCGACCTTTACCCGAATGTAAACTGGGTAGATGCCATCACAAAGGATATGGGACAAAACACTCGTGCCAATCTCGAAGTATCCGGAGGTAGCGAAATACTACGCTATTCATTAGTAGGTTCATTCTACCATGAAGGCGGTATTATCGACCGGGACAAATCCCAAGAATGGGATTCGGGTTCTAAGCTCAGCCGTTATAATGTCCGTTCCAATGTAGACGTAAACGTTACCCCTACCACCCTTTTTCGCGTGAATATCGGCGGATACTTACAAGAACGCAGACGTGCTCCGGGAAGCGTAGACGACCTATTTTCCTTGGCTTTCGAAACACCTCCTTATGTACATCCCACCCGTTATTCAACTGGAGAAATACCCCGGGTAAAGAACCGTGCCAACCCATGGTCCGTAGCCACCCAATGCGGATATGAATCTTATAGTGCCAGCAAGATCGAATCCTTATTTTCTCTAGAGCAAGACCTCAAGTTCCTTCTTCCGGGATTAAAGGTAAAAGGAATCTTTTCTTTCGACCGTTACTCGGCTAACAGCGTATACCGCACCAAAACACCCGATTATTATAATCCGGCTACCGGCAGGAACCCGGACGGCACGCTCGATTTGACGATTGCCGATTACGGGCAAGTATTTCTGGGTTATTCCAACGGATCGGAATATGGCAATAAAAGTACCTATATAGAGGCTGCTTTAAACTACGATAAATCTTTCGGGAAACATACGGTAGGTGTGATGTTCATGTATAACCAGCGAAGCTTGGACGAAGGTGAAAAATTGCCCTTCCGTTTCCAAGGGATAGCCGGACGTGCTTCTTACACGTTCGACAATAAATATATCGCTGAATTCAACTTCGGGTATAACGGTTCGGAAAACTTCGCTCCGGGACACCGTTTCGGTTTCTTCCCCTCTGTGGCAGCCGGCTGGGTGATCTCAGAAGAGGCTTTCATGGAGCCTTATAAAGATACGTTCACCACTCTTAAAATCCGCGGTTCTTACGGTTTAGTAGGAAACGACTGCTTAGGGGCCGAACGGAAAACTATCCGTTTCCCGTATTTAACAACTATCGGGGATACCGGAGGCTATAACTGGGGTATGGAAGCGGAGTATTACCGCGCCGGACGTTGGGAAGGACTGGTAGGTTCTCCTGTCCTCACCTGGGAAAAGGTTAAAAAGATGAACATTGGGATCGATTTGGGTTTATGGAACGCCGTGGATTTATCGGTAGACTATTTCAATGACAACCGTTACGACATTTTCATGCAACGCCAGACCATTCCTTCCAGCTCCGGATTTATCCAGACTCCGTATGCAAATTACGGAAAGACCAACAACAAGGGTGTGGATTTGTCTTTATCCGTAAACAAACAATTCGGGAAAGATTGGACGGTTATGGTACGCGGTACATTCACCTATGCAAAGAGTGAAGTAACGGAAAAAGACGAACCTGCCGGCATTATAGGTACGAATCGCGCCCGTACCGGCCATCCCATCAACCAGATATTCGGGTTAATCGACGACGGGCTGTTTACCGAAGATGACTTTGTAGATGTGGAAAACGGAGTATTAAAAGACAACATTCCTCTCCACACTTTCAGCGATAAAGTCCGTCCGGGCGATATCAAATACAAAGATATAAACGACGACGGTAAAATCAGCTCCCTTGACGAATGTGCTATCGGCGGTACTTGGGACCCGCAAATCGTTTACGGTTTCGGAGCCACGCTGAAATACAAGCAGATAGACCTCGGATTCTTCTTCCAAGGCAACGGCAGGACCTATCGCATCATCGGAGGCAACAATTTTATCCCCGGATGCGGTGCAGGCATGGGAAATATCTACAGCAATTTTGCCGATCACTGGACGGAAGACAATCCCCGGCAAGACGCCTTCTGGCCCCGTCTTTCCAGCACAAACAATTCCAATAACAACCGTGCTTCCACCTG